The genomic DNA CGGTAgtaacaaatgaaaaaaaaagttagAAACTTTTAACACATTCTAAAACTTCGAACAAGGTTTAAAGGTATTACATTTTGGATAAAGAAATAATGCAGTTTAACCACAGACAGGGGCATGAAAGTCATTGATGGTTACGTAGACTATGGAATGAGCTGCAACTGAGATGGGTGTGGAAGCATTGACAAGTTTTGGATCCATCGCCGAAATGTCGAATGTATCTGTCGAAACCATTCGAATGTCATTCAGCAACACGATTTGACCTTGTATATTTTCACCTAATGCATTCAGATGATACTCTTCCTTATTCAAGAGACTCGTAAATTCAAAATTAGGATTCGCAGCATCCATGGACATCAAATTACGATAATGATGTTCGTAACTTGAAAGGGTTACATCGAACGAGCTATCCTCTGACAAGTTGATAAAATGATAGAAATCCTAGGCTACAAAAGGAAAAAATTATCCAAATAAtacttgataaaaatgaaaaaatttgaaaaattaaaagttaGCTTTATCAAAGATAGCTTACCTTTTTCTTCACACAATGAGCATATACACGCAAATTCAGGTTAGACTCTTGAGTTACGGCAAGTACAATACTTCCCATAAGCTGGTGCCATAGAAGCGCACTGGAAATGAAACAAGTTAAGAAGATGAAATGTCAATGGCTATAAGGGAAATAAGCAAGGATAAGGCTAACACTTTTTTTGGGAAAATACTGACCCGTAGTAACCTAGATTGGGAATAAATGTTGTAGGGTTAAGTAAAGCATAATTTCCACCTATGAGAGTTTGCCAGCAAAAAACCTTGTGATTGTAGGTTGAAGCCATTCCTAATTGATCAAAATACCTATTTAAGGTGGGAATTTCAATTATTATACACAAAAAAGGTTGAAGGTAgaggaaaatgagagaaaaatattACCAAAATCCATCAACAAAGGTTGGAGACACATTTTTAGCACCGCCCTAACAGCTCCACCAGATTCAGAAACCCAAGCTCCCGACTGCGGTTTAAACttgttgaaaatattaaaaacgCCTCTATAGGTTTGGGCAACTTGATTCAAGTACGAAGGATCTTGAATCTTGGTAATCAAGTTTAGATCATCACCTACATATGCATCAATCAAATTAAGAAATAGACCCTACTAGTAATAAGTAAACATATAAAAGCTATTCGGTAAACACTAGGTTGAGATATATTTGGATACCAGGTCCAAGATTGTAGATGTGGTGCGTAACTCCGTCAACAACTTCTTGTCTCGAAACTTCTAGGAAGGAATTAAACCATTTCTCATCCTAAAAGCCACTAGGACCTAAAACCTTTGGTTGAGTTTTGGGATATGGGTGTAATTCTTTCACCATATTCTTAAGTACTATTACGTCTTTTCCATATTGTTCAGCCTCAACCCTGGCGCCTATCCTAGCTCTGGAGAGTTGATTTCCTGGCAAGATAAATTGATTAAAGTACGAtcaaaaaatataaaggaaaACAATCCCATGCGGATCTTCGAGAAAACAATTTTAGTTAGCAAATTTATAAGAATCAGCTTTGTATCCCTTGGAAATAGTATACTTTATGAAATCCCTTGCATTTTGTGAATTCCAATCACCAACCCAAAGACCCTTTTCACTTTATGACTCATTTCTTcccaaagctacctttttatttctcaattcttttgtTTCACGTGCCAGAATtatgatcggttcttcactgtaagtcatgtcaggctgaatctcaatctctgtcgGAGAAATAATATGTGAAGGGTCTAACTGATACCATGGTAACAGAGACACGTGAAAGACATTGTGAATCTTGTGAAGTTCTGGTGGTAGTACCAATCGGTGTGCAACAGGTCCGATTCTTTAcataacctcatacggcccaataaatcgtggagtaaatttgcctttacggccaaaccaAAGAAATTTCTTCCAATGCGatactttcaggaataccttgtcaccaacttgaaattctatttcttttcttttaagatctgcataggatttttgatgatcagaagctactttcaaactatctctgatcactttcactttttcttcagttttacGAAGCAAATAAACTCCGTGTATCTTTTTAtcactgagctcagtctaatacaatggagttctacgtTTACGACTGTACAGAGCTTTATTCGGTGcatctttatacttgattgataattgttattatatgcaaatttgacaaatggtagatatttttcccaattaccttcgaaTTCTAATACACAGCACCGAAGCATATCTTTAAGAATCTAAATCAGAcgctctgactgaccatcagtttgaggatggaatgtagtactaaaatgtaactgcgtaaccagagcttcttgcaacttgTTTTAGAATCGGGATGTACACCGAGGATTTCTATTAGAAATAATGGAGACCGGCACTCTATGTAGCTTGACAAtcttagaaacatataattcagccaatctgtTCAGGGAGAAATccatacgtaccagaataaagtgtgcagacttcgtCAAatgatcaacaattacccaaatgacatctttctttttctgagATAGGGGTAACcgtgacacaaaatccatggtaactctttcccatttccattcttgTATCGTAACTGGCTATAATAGCctcgaaggtacctgatgttcagtgttaacttgttgacatatcaaacatctagatacaaatttagaaatatcatgcttcattcccagccaccaata from Gossypium arboreum isolate Shixiya-1 chromosome 9, ASM2569848v2, whole genome shotgun sequence includes the following:
- the LOC108455339 gene encoding heparanase-like protein 1, with the protein product MHVEGPVRADRVVCRVFFEDYSSLKDIAASTRKVDVPKKSWIALLQNLQSKDSEFMYKGDDYKRKVSEISSAWNKTCRLKGVVISPATTPEYVEWRGDDLNLITKIQDPSYLNQVAQTYRGVFNIFNKFKPQSGAWVSESGGAVRAVLKMYFDQLGMASTYNHKVFCWQTLIGGNYALLNPTTFIPNLGYYGALLWHQLMGSIVLAVTQESNLNLRVYAHCVKKKDFYHFINLSEDSSFDVTLSSYEHHYRNLMSMDAANPNFEFTSLLNKEEYHLNALGENIQGQIVLLNDIRMVSTDTFDISAMDPKLVNASTPISVAAHSIVYVTINDFHAPVCG